A genome region from Bacillota bacterium includes the following:
- a CDS encoding EpsI family protein, translating to MATIVSSEHTRTPVLRRNLLLLFVLSVVVAVLTLTLPPLRGKVLRDINDSLIPFQLGGWVGQRYDMGAQVFEALRPDAIVSRHYFNEKGQQLDFVLLAGTHAETFHNPHACFPSQGWKLEKERKIDFTVPGVEKSFHARLFRVDNNGRKATVIYWFRTPFGTTGSMGLARVSTYTARLVGMERQQTFFFRFIVPSSGDTQQDVETIRQFAAELFSALKQTLPEVI from the coding sequence ATGGCAACGATAGTCTCTTCGGAACACACAAGAACCCCTGTGCTGCGGCGGAACCTGCTCTTGTTGTTTGTACTGAGCGTGGTGGTCGCCGTGCTGACGCTGACTCTGCCTCCTCTCAGGGGTAAGGTGCTGCGCGACATCAACGATAGCCTAATACCCTTCCAGCTGGGCGGCTGGGTCGGTCAACGATACGACATGGGCGCACAGGTTTTCGAAGCCCTGCGTCCGGACGCCATTGTGTCGAGGCACTATTTCAACGAAAAGGGTCAGCAACTGGACTTCGTCCTCTTAGCGGGTACGCACGCGGAAACCTTCCATAACCCCCATGCCTGCTTCCCAAGTCAGGGTTGGAAGCTGGAAAAAGAGCGAAAGATAGACTTCACGGTGCCAGGGGTCGAAAAATCGTTTCACGCCCGCCTGTTCCGGGTGGATAACAATGGCAGAAAGGCGACGGTTATCTACTGGTTCCGTACGCCCTTCGGCACGACCGGTTCCATGGGGCTGGCGCGTGTCTCCACCTACACGGCACGGCTTGTCGGAATGGAGCGCCAGCAGACGTTCTTCTTCCGCTTCATTGTGCCGTCGTCCGGAGACACGCAACAGGACGTAGAAACCATCCGGCAGTTTGCTGCCGAGCTGTTCAGCGCATTGAAGCAGACCCTGCCGGAGGTGATATAA